TTAACCTTTGTACGTTAGTGAGAGGCCTTAATAAAGTGCTGGAAAGCTGAATTGATTTTCAGGAGGGAAATATTCTAGTTTACAAAGGGTGGTAGATTTGAACCAAGATACTTTGCATATCAAAATTCAATAGCAGGATGCAACAAAAAAATGTGGTTATGAGACTGCTTTGCAAGTTTTTATATTTCTTAACTAACTGTTTTTTTCAGATAATGTTATACAGGTGTTACCTTTAGTTTCAGTACTTTTACTATGAAGTTTGACTGCAGTCCATTGGTGAGATTCTCCCCTACTTGCTGGTAATGGGACCGGAGCAATGTAAACTGGCTCTAAAAGCCCTGGATCCAGTCAAGGGAGAGTAACTGAGGAAGACAGCTGCAGACTATTTTCTGAGGATtccctccaccctaaaccctagtagtggggatgggaggggcatGTCAGATATAGGAGAGTCCTCGTAGCCTGAGACAGCTATGTGAATTGTCAGTTACTGTAAGTTGTGGAGCAGTCCATTGGCAGACTGTGGGAGGAATGTTGTAAATTATGCCAGCTCTCACAATTTATGCTAGCAACCAGTCTGGCTCCCAGAGCAGCCCAGAGTGTAGGTGATGTAAAGATGACATAAATCCACTGTTGCCTCTTTTTCTGGTGGGCTGAGTTCTGTGCTGCATTTTTGGTAGGTGCAACTCAGAATCTCACCCCAGATGTATGACACATCTTGCCTACTGTTAAACTCTGTTATATCTAACATTCTTTCTTTTTTGCCTTCTCAAGCGCTATCGGACGCCTTCCAGATCCAGGTCAAGGGATCGCTTCAGACGCAGTGAGACTCCTCCACATTGGAGGCAGGAAATGCAAAGAGCTCAAAGAATGAGAGTTTCCAGTGGAGAAAGATGGATAAAGGGAGACAAGTAAGACACTGCTTTTTCCTATGTACGTTGGAATTTCTGTCTAGAATACAGTGGTGCCTATTTTCTGATCTGTTGTATCacagtgaattttttttattctcaGAATATATGATTTTGGTGTAGTTCTCTCGTTGCTATCTTTGCTCTATCCCTTTTAAATCACCCCTCTTTATGGTTATGGTAACTGCGTAGCCATTAATGTAGATGTCATAATACAAATTTAACTTCATGCGATGATTAACAGTTTCAGTAGTGAAGTTATTTTCGttcaaaagatttaaaaataaatatttttctttttccaaggggtgaagtaaatgaaaataagaaAGATGCTCAAAAAAGCcctgggagaggaaaggagagaaaagTATCAGACCACAGACAAGTCTCTGAGAGTCCAAACagaagaggggaaaaggagaagaaGACAAAAGACCACAAATCTAGTAGTAAAGACAGAGAGACAAGGAGGAATTCAGAAAAAGATGATAAGCATAATAAAAACAAGGCCAAGAAAAGAGCTAAATCTAAAAGCCGGAGCAAAAGCAAAGAGAAATcaaagagcagagagagagacactaagCACAACAGACATGAAGAAAAGAGAGTGAGATCGAGAAGCAAAGAGAGGGATCATGAGAGAGGTAAAGACAAGTACCATGAttccagagggagagagaaagaaaggagcAGAAGTAAGGAGAGGTGTAAAAGTGCAGGATCAAAAAGTAATGAACAAGATCACAGTAAAAGCAAAGACAGGGAGAAACATGGAAAATCAAGGAGCAAAGAACGTGAGCAGACTAAAGGAAAACATAGTTCGAATAGTAAAGCAAGAGAACGAAGCAGAAGCAGAGACAAAGGGAAGAGAGCCAGATCtagaagtagagagagagaccGGAGTAGAAGTAGAGAGCATTCAAAAAATGAagataaagaagcaaaaagaaaaggaagatcaAGAAGTAGAGAGAGAAAAGGCACACCAGAAAAATCTAAAGGAAAAGAGAATAAGAGGAGGAGAGACTCAAGGAGCCGTGAAAGAGAAGAAAGTCAAAGCAGAAACAAAGAGAAGTATCTGAACAGAGAAAGTAGAAGTTCACATAAGAAAAATGACTCCGAAAGCCAAAGGAAGAAGCGTTCAAAAAGCCGTGAAAGTAGTAGCCCTGAGACCAATAAAGATAAAAAGGCTAGTAGAGATCAGGATAAAAGTCCAGACTCAAAGAGAAGACAAAGCAGTAAGGATagagaattaaaaaaatcatCTACACACAGGAGTAGGGAAAAAGAGAAGACTAGATCCTCACTAGAAAAAGAAATTAACCAAAAATCAAAGAGTCAGGAAAGAGACCATGCCCATCGTAAGGATAAAAAGTCTGATCACGAATCAAGTCCTGGAACAGATGAAGACAGACGTGGATGAGCTATGGACTTCTTGTTTCCATTCTGTCTCAAAGTTTGAGACATTTTGGGgaacacctttttttttaatgtggactTCAGTTTGGTCTTTTGATAATCTAAAACCTGGATCATTTGTACTGCTAAAGTTTTAATAAACTTGAAATGAGAAACATTTTATGTGTAATACAGTGTGCTGTGTTTTAACTATTTCATTGCTTGTGTATCCTTTTTGTGTGTTGACAGCCAGGGGAATACCTTCTGTGTTgcatatacatttttaatttataaacgTGGTTGGCCCATCGCAAACATATGACGGCCTGTAAAGAGGCTTttttggctgggggcagggagaagcttCAAATATATGAAATGTCTTTTGAAGCTAGTAGAACTCTGCAAAGCTGTGTCTGTCACTACAGTGTAATTATATTCCTAATACAGAATTAAAAAGCCTAAGGAAATGGATGGGTGTGGGACAGAGATTTTGTAATCACAAAGTGAAATAGTTTCATTGAGCCTCCACTCTGCCTGAACTGCTGTCATGTATGGTTGATCAGTATAACAGCAGAATTCATTTCTTCTGTGGGGCAGCCATCTGCATTTGGGAGCCATCTCTTTGGGAGAAATATAATTTTCATAGAAagcatttttttaacaaaaatgctAATAATTCAATGTGAGTTTTTTGTAATCTTCCTTTTTCTGTTTTCTGCTTCCATGTCGCAATTTGTCTTTGAGTGCTACCTTATTTTTATCCTGCCTACTGTGGAAAACCCAACTTTGGATGCAGTAGCTAATTTTTGAGGAAAATCCTGTCCTCATCCAGTTTAATTGCTGGCTAATGGATTCACAGAGAGTGCGTGATTCCCCAGAATTCACACTATGACTGCATTTGCACCTGGGAATGCCTGGTTCCTAATTATGATTAGTAACCACTGCCTCTCATTACAAATTGAATAGAAGAGCAGAGCTGTTTGTTAGGGACTGACAATAGTTTTAGAATAGTGAGCAGTGATGAGTCATCTTGGTTTCTGTACCTAAAAGCATAACCCACTCAGCATGAGTAGATGGAGGGTCAGCAAATCACTTTACTCCTAAAGAAGTGCCACCGCACTACTGTAATGCTACTATTGTGTCATGAGAACAGTATAACTTACTATTTTAGAATTGGATTTGGTCAAATCTCAATATTGAGTTGACTATTACATTGATGCCTGATAGCACTGCCTTCGTTTCACATCTGTCAGGCAAACCCCCTCATTCTGAATATGTGCATTGTTGTTAAAACTTGCCTGAATTCATTTTAGTGATATCCAGAAAATTAAGGAAGGAACAAATAGTTACTTGTTTTAAGGGGCGGGagaaggagatgggggaggatGTTAGTAAACAATGTGGACTGGCCTGTGAGTGAATAAAACTAAaaccaaagtttttttttttttattagaacagtagctggagctgctgtgaactatttttcataatatttttgATACACATTTTGCATGTAGTGCTCTTAATGCAGAATGAGTAAGAATGCCACACAAGCCCATtaaagggtgtgaaaaaacaactTCTTAGGAGGGGTTGTGATAATAATGAAAGATCCATAATAGATTCTTTGTCATTGGATTGGACATGAAGCAACTATGAACCCAGTACCATGTCAGTAAAGTTACAGAACTGCATCTGATCCAGTCACATTGTTTTGGGTCTGACACtaaacaaaagcaaagaaattaAAGTTAAGAGCACTATCAGGTTACTTTGGGCCCAGCCTTCCTTGACATATTTATAATTGAGTAGGGATATAATATGCTTCAGAGTCTCTCTAATTTAAAAAAGGCAGTTAATTGGAGCATTTGTCATTATTTTTGTAGGGCCTCTgtgcaaaataaatacataaataaattgtTCTGCCTTTGCTGGTTGTTCTGCAGCAATTAACCAACAAGTAATATTTGCATTGCTATGCATATTCCTGCTGACATCACTGAAGcttgtacaggtctgtcgcatcttacacgcatttaacatgctcaatttcagctttacgcgattggcaaaaacaaaacaaaaaaagagaaaaataacaattttaatattgTACCTGTAGTAcaggcgattccgcccgccattcaactcaatgtaattttgactatacgtgattttcgctttacgcgctaaccgcggaatggagcccccgcgtaagatgagactcgcctgtataaAATCAAAGTAGCAAACTAGTAAGTAGCTATGTTGGCTCCTGCTGCATAGGAATTCAGGGGGAAAAATTGCCCAATATATGTGGTGGGGATAAAAGACAATCAGTAGAAAATAATTTTCAAGATTAAGACTACGTTGCAATCAAAGactaaagaaaatattaaaattgtGTATATTTAAGAAGTATCTCCTTTTAAACCAGAATTTTTTATTGGATAGAGGAGTGAAAAATAAGTCCCCCAATTGCTATTTGAGTATAGTTTTGGGAAAGATAAGTTTGTATGGTCTGTTTATTTTAgaagttaaaatatattttagaccCTTTCATATTTTGTCTCCCTtgttttgttgcaaaatattaTAATAGTTTTTTATGTTCTTGTACTTTCTTTGTAGCTGATTTGAATCCAATTGAGACAGCACCATAAATCAGTCACTGTTTAATGCAATTGAATTTTGTAGTAAGAGGAATTAGGTGGTACAGTTTTAACCACACATGGTGGGATCTTCAAAAGCACTTGATGTTGGCCTACCTCTGCTCATGCTAAAGTTGATGGTAAATTGGGCAAAGgctgatcacttttgaaaatcctacccacaGTTGCTTAGACAGGGAACTGAAATgtgataaatattttatttcaggtAATTAAAACAATGCTCGTTGTCTATCCAGCATGGAAAGTATATTGCATACTGTAATGGAAAAAGCTGTGTTTTCTAACTTATCTCCCAAAATTGGTCCACTCGAGAGTTTTTATGTGCTACATTGATGCAAGAAAAAACAGTACGGACAGGGACAGTGTGTGGTACTGTCCTCGTTAAGGatattcatttcatttttatcAAAGCTATCTTGTGATGTATTAAGTGCACATACTGATAAAGTGGATTTCCACACTCTGACAAAAGAGTGCACAGCTAATCTAATGACCTGTAATGATTGCTGATTTTATAATCTGGAATTGTATGCCATGTGCAATGTGATTTAAAGAATCGAATTATTGTTTCTTTGCAAATTTTATCAGACCAAGCCCAAATTATTTGTTGGGTATTCCTGAAGCCATCATTAACCTAGAAGTGCAGATTCTTCCTTGAAGGTGGATGTACTGTGCAATTTTTCAAAAACCATTTCCTTTTAAAGACATGTTGCCATAttctaattttttgttttttacataagAGTAGCCACAGTGTTAGTGTTTAAAAAGGCCCTGGGTcaagtttccctcttccaatccATCTAATTATCAACATTACCTTGTAAAAGGTCATTTTCTATTAGAATTGTCACACTATGGACTCCTtatggcaggggtccccaatgcggtgcccgcgggcaccatgacGCCCATGGGGGTATCCAAATggacccgcgtcctggccggaggtggagcatccgccgaaatgctgccgaatttctgcggcatttcgtcggcgacgcctctcaatgacgctacttgctgccgacaagcaacatcatcgagaggcgttgccgccaaaatgccgcagaaatttggcggcatttcagcggatgctccaccgccgccacgacgaaaaggttggggaccactgccttatgGTGTTAATTCTCATTGGATGGCTTCAGGTATTTACAGATGATCTCAGAGGATGTCTAGTTTATAAATATTACTCAGTCTTGCAAATAGATTTCAACATAATATAAACCTTAATTGAGGTTTGTTTCTGTTCTCTCATCCTTGCACTCCTTTCCTAGAAGAGTTGCTATATTAAGGGGACAAAATATCTCTGCTGGACACACCTACCAGGAATACATTTGATTCACTGCTTAGGTGACTGGCAGAAGAATATTTAATACTGAATTTTAGTAAGACTCCTGTTATACTATAAACCCTCATAAGAAACATACTGTACGTTATCAGATATATATTTTTCTAAATTGCCTTCCATTCTTGTCTATAGTATTTGGAAGAAGTCTGTATGAGAAAAGGGCTGGATACTTGTTTTTCTGCATGTGTGATGTGAATTAATTTCTGATGTCTGCTTACTTTCCCGGAGGAAATAAGAACACACACAACTTCACACTTTCCTAATCCCTAAAGTCACTGCAGTGTAAATTTTAAGAAATATTACAAATTTTTTCACATGATTCTCTGGAACAATACTTCATTTAGAATCCTTTATCCAAGAAATTTAAATCCTACCCAGAGGTCTGCAAACTAACTGCATTTTGCAGAATTTAGATTCCAAACCATTAAGTCTGCTTGTGTGTGGAAAATCAAACCTTTGATGTGTTCAGTTTTTGGAACCGTCACCTCTTGAATGTAGATTTATATTTGATGTAAATTTTACCCCTTACCATTCAGAACAATTAAAATCCCAAGTAGTTGGGAGTATTATATTAGCAAAAGGACacagtttttctttttcattaagGAGCACAATGCTCTGTCCAgcttaaacaagaaaacaaaaacctcCAAGCTCTGATCtccaaaataaatgtaatgttcactgtgaaatttcaggaaAGAGGCAGCAGTGATAAAACATAATCAAATGGTAAGCTTGGGAATTAAGTCAATTCAAAGGGCAAGTATAAGTAACAGTATTGTATGTCTTGTTTTGATCAATCAAGCTGAAGTAGTACCCCCAAGGTGCTCCTGAAACCAGTGAGGCTGTTCACATGAGCAAGGGCTGCAGGATCAGTCCCTTGAACTGCCAACTCTGCATGTCTATACTCCATAAAGTATTGAATGTGTGCATTCATCAATGTTCTAATGGTAATACGTTGAACATAGTCTAGAAATTGCACTAATGTAATGCAATAGTTGACTTTTTTGGTTAAAAATTTTGCAACATGCAGAGCATGTTTGTAGGAAAACTTGCAATGATTTTTCTGCAAGCATTTAACCCTTTTTTACATCTATCCCTGTAAAATAAGTGTATACATTGTGTTAACTTTGTTGTAACTGGTAACTtttacatgtattttttgtactgtGAATGACTTATTTGAtagaggaaaaaaaagttagGCCTAGTTAATTTTGTGAGCAATGGTAACAGGAGCTATCTAGTTATTGGTTTGCTGCACTAGCTAAGAATTGTACTGATAATAAAGTAGTGCTGTGTGTTGACAGATTAAAATTCAGTAAGTAATCTGAGGTCTCAGCCTCATGGAAATTTTTAATCTGTAGTTCTCTAATGGGAGAACATTCCAAAATGTGAGTGCTTGATATGGAATGTGCAACTtgtgtattaaaatattttcagaaatattaaatgctttttttcatattttgttaGTGTCAGGCTGTTTATTAAACCACGATCTCCAACCTACATCTACATTTATAAGAAAGTCTTTTTACAATACAGTCTGAAGATGAAGTTGTCCATTCCACTTCTTGTCCGGCTGAGCCTTGTTGCTTGTACAACTGGCTGTGACTTTCTATGCAATGCATAAAAAACTTGTTTTACATATGGGTATTACAGAATGTATAGAAAAAAGGCATGCCACTGTGTAATGAATGAGTTCCTTGATAGCAGACAAAAAATACTCCCATAACTTAAATTCCTTTGACAGCATCAGAAATTCCTGTAACTTCCCaacttagtctttttttttttttttttatttattacaggGTATGTGGGAGGGACTTGGTTGAGGAATGACAATTGccaaggagagagattagtaccACAAGATATTCTGCTTCAAAGTTCTAGGTAAACTTCTGTACCTAAACACATTTTTTTACTAGTTAATACTATCCATtttgaaaagtttaaaaattgCTCTAAAATGTCGTGCGCCCTCTTTGAAAAGTAATAATCTTCCATGATcagagtgttttttgtttttttttctctaggGTATGGAGTTGCGTGCCACACACCACAGCATGTTAATGTTTCTGAAACTGCTGACTACAAATGCTTATGTAAAAACAGGCATTTGCTGCCTATTTATATGCCCCATAAAGGACCAACGTTTCTTGGAATATAGGCTATCTTttagttgttggtttttttttttaaaaggctgtaaTTATCCAAGGACATCACTTCTGACATCGCTAACTACTGTTCATCCTTTGTTCTTATCCTGTATTAGTTTTTGCTCACAAAATATGGTTATTTATGCTTTGTGCCAGAACAATTCGCCTTTCTGTCCTTACTAACTTTTTAAAGAGAAATGGGTGAACACTTGATTACAACACTGTAGCGCAGAAATTGTCAGGTAGTCGCTGTGACAGTGCTGACCATTGTCGTGTAATAGTTTGGCTACTTTAAACTTTTCTTATTTGTAACGTTCACTGTCACATAAATTATGCTCTTCAAAAAGAAGTTCAGGTGGAAAGCCGCTTTGTCCAACTTTCAGTCATAAATTTAGAGTGCTGTACATAAAGAATAGAAAAATCATTACTGGTAAGCATAATTTCATGTTGGATTCATGtactgaaagttttttttttaataattgtaaTTGTTTCACTGTTACAAAGCATGATGAAGAATTATTGTTATATTAATTCAAGAAGCTAGCTGTTAAAGGTCTAGCTAAAACTTCGGTGAAACAAAGATGTTGAGTATTAAGTAAGGTATAGCACTGGTTACAGACAGTACATACTTTACCCTTCGTTTGTTTTAAGTATCTTTTCATAAAACAAATCTAATAAACTAATGATCAGTAGCAACTGTACAAAGGAATTACAATCAGGCAGCTTTTACAGTGTAGACTCTAGCCTTCTCCTTAATCTGCTGGATATTAGTGACACTAATTTCTTGAGCAGTTTTAAACTAAATATTAGGTGAGGTCTAGTGGAATTCTGTACTTGATAACTAATTCTTGTTTTGTGGTTGCCTTGGACTGTTTGCAGCAGAGGGGTTTTGTAGACAGTGGTtgtcaaccttttttcatttgtggacccctaaaaatttttgaatgggaggtgtggacccctgagaaatcttagacatagtctgcggatcCCCAAAGGTCTGCGGAcaataggttgaaaaccactgttgtagACTGGCTTTGCAAGTCACAGAAGCTTCTGTCTGTTTCTTTCTCAGTTAATACTTTTGGCGTTTTATCTGCCTGTTTTTTGGTGAAGAAAGCAACATCCAAAAATCTTACTATACATTCTGGTTCTAACAGAAAAATGTAACATATTCTACAATTAGCTTTTtctctgatttttatttaaaatgtatcttcAGAGGTGGAACTAACAATGCCTAAGTCTATTTTTAAAATTGGTTTGGGGACTGTCTTTTCATGCTTGCTGTAGGCCTGAAGCTGACTTGTGCACCCATTTAACATGGGGAGAACTAAAATGGTTAGACAAGACTGAAGGCTGTCATTATTTCAATTTGGAA
This region of Mauremys mutica isolate MM-2020 ecotype Southern chromosome 10, ASM2049712v1, whole genome shotgun sequence genomic DNA includes:
- the PPIG gene encoding peptidyl-prolyl cis-trans isomerase G isoform X2; translated protein: MRHSTRYWWAAGEHGEQEVLEAPGAGRWRAELSTGRSVGPREGALMLNQPDEGATWQTDGVRGEWRTLLLAEEGPVQATARRNLSLLWEMTVWLNWFAEGMTRTPLVSCDDLSTWRWEEQSDVTSAKGYWLSCSPRLSDGAGETLGIMVRKEARESRCEDQYLGAKKEERKRHKSSSSSSDSESSSDSKSSSDSSSDSESASEEKPKKKKKKHKKNSRKHKKEKKKRKKSKKSSSNESEDENPEAQPLSTVRPEEIPPVPENRFLMRKSPPKIDEKEKERKSREKERESNPSNSQSSYQRRLLVTRSGRKIKGRGPRRYRTPSRSRSRDRFRRSETPPHWRQEMQRAQRMRVSSGERWIKGDKGEVNENKKDAQKSPGRGKERKVSDHRQVSESPNRRGEKEKKTKDHKSSSKDRETRRNSEKDDKHNKNKAKKRAKSKSRSKSKEKSKSRERDTKHNRHEEKRVRSRSKERDHERGKDKYHDSRGREKERSRSKERCKSAGSKSNEQDHSKSKDREKHGKSRSKEREQTKGKHSSNSKARERSRSRDKGKRARSRSRERDRSRSREHSKNEDKEAKRKGRSRSRERKGTPEKSKGKENKRRRDSRSREREESQSRNKEKYLNRESRSSHKKNDSESQRKKRSKSRESSSPETNKDKKASRDQDKSPDSKRRQSSKDRELKKSSTHRSREKEKTRSSLEKEINQKSKSQERDHAHRKDKKSDHESSPGTDEDRRG
- the PPIG gene encoding peptidyl-prolyl cis-trans isomerase G isoform X1, which translates into the protein MGIKVQRPRCFFDIAINNVPAGRVVFELFSDVCPKTCENFRCLCTGEKGTGKSTQKPLHYKSCLFHRVVKDFMIQGGDFSEGNGRGGESIYGGFFEDESFAVKHNKEFLLSMANRGKDTNGSQFFITTKPTPHLDGLHVVFGQVISGQEVVREIENQKTDASSKPYAEVRILSCGELIPKSKAKKEERKRHKSSSSSSDSESSSDSKSSSDSSSDSESASEEKPKKKKKKHKKNSRKHKKEKKKRKKSKKSSSNESEDENPEAQPLSTVRPEEIPPVPENRFLMRKSPPKIDEKEKERKSREKERESNPSNSQSSYQRRLLVTRSGRKIKGRGPRRYRTPSRSRSRDRFRRSETPPHWRQEMQRAQRMRVSSGERWIKGDKGEVNENKKDAQKSPGRGKERKVSDHRQVSESPNRRGEKEKKTKDHKSSSKDRETRRNSEKDDKHNKNKAKKRAKSKSRSKSKEKSKSRERDTKHNRHEEKRVRSRSKERDHERGKDKYHDSRGREKERSRSKERCKSAGSKSNEQDHSKSKDREKHGKSRSKEREQTKGKHSSNSKARERSRSRDKGKRARSRSRERDRSRSREHSKNEDKEAKRKGRSRSRERKGTPEKSKGKENKRRRDSRSREREESQSRNKEKYLNRESRSSHKKNDSESQRKKRSKSRESSSPETNKDKKASRDQDKSPDSKRRQSSKDRELKKSSTHRSREKEKTRSSLEKEINQKSKSQERDHAHRKDKKSDHESSPGTDEDRRG